The Streptomyces kanamyceticus DNA segment AGGGCCCCGGGGTGAATCGGTCGCGGTGGATCAGTCGCAGCAGCACCGGGATGGCGTAGGCGGAGGTGAATCCCACGACCGAGATGGCGGTCACCGCAGAGAACGCCGTGCTGGAGTACAAGGACGGCAGCGCGAGCACGAAGGCCACGACGACCGCGAGCCAGACCGCGTTGGCGGGGATGGCGGTGCGGCGGCTGAGCTTCTTCCAGCGCGACGATCCGGGCAGGGCGCCGTCCCGGGCGAAGGCGTAGATCATCCGGCTGGCGCTGGCGGTCACGGTGTAGCCGCACAGGAACTGGGCCACGATGATCACGAGCAGCAGGGCCTTGGCCGCCGCCATGCCCAGCGCGTCGAGCAGGATCTGCGCCACGGGTACGCCGGTCGGGCCCGACAGGGTCGTGGCGTAGTCCTGGATGGCGAACAGCAGCGTGGTCAGCAGGATGCCACCGGCGATCCAGGACACCGCCACCGAGCGGAAGACGCCGCGCGCCGCGGCGACGGAGGCGTGGTTGGTCTCCTCGCTCAGGTGCGCCGAGGTGTCGTAACCCGCCAGGGCGAAGACCGGCAGCAGCATGCCGAGGAGGATCACGTAGACCGGGGCGCTCCAGCCCGTGTTGTTGGTGAACTCGGAGAACACGAAACCGGCCGACTGGTGGTGGGAGGGCACGAGCGCCAGGGAGCCGATGATGACGACGGCCCCTGCCAGGTGCCACCACGCGCTCACGGACGTCAGGATGTTCATCAGCCGGGTGCCGAAGAGGTTCAGGAGCGCGTGCAGCGCGAGGATGACCGCGTAGATGGCCAGCAAGGAGCCCGAGCTCGCCGTGTAGTCGAACTGCAGGTTCAGCCACGCGGCGGTGAACGTCGCGATGCCGAAGTCCTGGGCGGCTATCCCGCCGAGCAGGCCCAGGAGGTTGAGCCAGCCGGTGTACCAGCTCCACCGCTCGCCGCCGAGCTGGCGGGCCATGTAGTAGAGGCCGCCGCTGGTCGGGTAGCGCGAGGTGATCTCCGCCAGGGCCGCGGCCAGGCACAGCACCAGCGGCCCGACGGCGAGCCAGCCCCACGTGATCACCGCGGGGCCGCCCGAGTTCAGGCCGTAGCCGAACAGCAGCAAGGTCCCCGACATGATCGAGATGACCGACAGGGAGGCCGAGAAGTTGCCGAACGCGCCCATCCGGCGGTGCAGTTGCTGGGTGTAGCCCAGCGACTGGAGGATGCGCGCGTCCTCGCCGTCGTCGTCGACCGGGTTCTGCTGCTGGCGCGGTGCTCTTACCGAAGTCATGGGTTCTCCGCACAGGAAAGCTGAAGTAGGGGCAGGTCAGCGGTCATGGGTGGTTTCCCGGCTGCCGCGGGTGGGATCTCAGGCAGGCGACGCGGTCCTCCTCGAATGCCTTGCGCCACTGGTCCTCGGGGTACCGGGCGTCGTACTGCCACGGGGCGGGAGTGGCGAAGTCGCCGATGGCGGCGAACACTTCGGTGGCCCACTGGGCGAAGCCGCCCCTCGCCGAGGCGTAGGCGAGGTGGTTCAGATCCAGCTGGGAGCTGGTGGCCGGATCGCACTTGCGGAACCAGCCCTCGAATGCCCGCGTGACGGCCCGGGTGGTGTCCTCCCTGGTCCACAGGAGGTTCAGCATGACCTCGGCGCCGCTGTCCCTTCGCTCGCGGTGCTCCTGCACACGGGCGTAGAGGGGCAGCAGGAGCAGTGGCGAGTCGGGCGGCGCGAAGGAGACCGTCCAGCGGGCGAAGTCCGTCGCGACCGCCTGGCGGCCCGCGGGACCCGGGCGGGCCTGGAGCGCCTGGGACATGCGGTGCCATGCCTCGCGGTTGAACGGATCGCGTCGGTGCACTTCCCCAAGGAGGCCCCACGGCCCACCGGGCAGCAGATACTCATGGGGCGGCGGAGCCACGTGGTGCTCCGGGTAGCGGCCTGTCGTGTCCGTTTCGGCCAGGGCCAGGCGGCAGATCCAGGGCACCGAGTCGTCGGGATTCCCCTCGCCCGCCTTGCGGCACGCCTCCCGGGCCCGGGCCACCAGCTTCTCCAGGTCCCCCACGCGTTGATAGTCGCGCGCCCAGTTCTTCCGGTAGGCCTGCAGCACCCGTTCGGTGGCGACTCGGGCGTACATCACCCGGGCGGCGAGGCTCTCCGGTTCCTCTTTCAGCCATAACTCCACGACGTTGGCCTGAGCTGCGACGACGCCGAGGACCTGCGTACGCGATGTCCACTGCGGCCAGTTGCCCGTCTGGGCGAGGACCTGCCGCATCTGCATCCAGTAACCGGCCTGGATGTCCTGCACCGCCGCGTAGAGGTCGGCGTCTCGGCCGACCGGGTTCGCCCGGCCCGGCGGGTTCGAACTCTCCATCAACGCCCCACTCGGCCAGCCTGGTGGTGTGGGCATGACACCAAGCGGTGCGCACTGGCGGCCATAAGCAGAAGGACCCTCGGGGCAGTTGGGACGGGGTGGCACGGTCGTGCGACGGGCGGCGGTCGATGGGCAGCGGGCAGCGGTGTGGCCGATCAGTGCCTGACAGGTACTTAAGTGCCTGGAGGGGCGCGTGACCAGAGAATCCAAGATTGTTAGGTTGCTCGGACGCGGGTTTCGGCCACGCTTCGGGCGGACGTCGCCATCCGTGACCGGACCTGTCGCCCGCCGCCCCGAGGGGAAGCGGGCGGGCCTTCTGGGGTGCGGGGAACTCCCGCTCCCAGATCGTCGCGGACCCACCGGGACCGACCGGGCAGCACTGCCTCGCCACCGGCGGGAACCCCCGGTCGAGGGCGAGATCTCGTCATCGGTGCCGTCGCCTCGGCGAGCCGCCTTGACTCGATCTTCCCCCAGGGAGACGCATCGTCAACTCGATTGCGGGACGCGTGAGTTGAGGCGCATTGATGATGGGGGGCGCCGTGCGGAACACTGCGTTCAGGCGTGCACAGGTGGCCCGAAATCGGTCTTCCGGACACGAAATCATTCGGCTAGTTCGGTGCGGTGGTCACTGACTGTGAGCGGATGTTGCCGCTGGGCTCGTTCTCGTACGCGTAGTCGAAGGTGTCACGCCACCGCGCGAAGACCCCCTCGGTCGACATGAGCCCGGCGAGCAGTCCGGGGACGTGGTCGAGCGCGGGGACGTCGTCCATGTACCAGGACACGGGGAGTTCGAGCACCGGGCTCGGCGGCCCGAACTCGTTCGGCTCCTCGCGGTGGACCACGACGGGGCGCGGCCGGTAGGGGGTGAAGTCGCGGCCCATCAACGAGCTGTCCCAGGCGAACTCGAACTCCTCGAGGATGCCGAGCGTGGCGTCGGAGAAGTCCCAGGACGGCGAACGGTAGCCACGGGGGCGCCGACCGACGATCTCGTGCCCGTGGTCGAGCACCGACCGGATGCTGTCGGGGAACGTGATCAGCGTGTGCCCGGGCGTGCACCAGGTCGTCGCGCTCCCGCCCAACACCGCCTCGTAGCGCGCCTATTCCTGGGCGATTTCTCCCTAATCGAAGGGATGACGAGAAAATCGTCGCGTGATATACAAGCACAATGTCTTCGCAACGCCCTTTCCGTTTCGGTGTCAACATGTTCGTTCCCGGTTCGCGACGCGAGTGGAGCACGAAGTGTCGCAGGGCCGAGGAACTCGGTTTCGATGTGGTCGGAGTCGCCGACCATCTGGAGTTTCCCGCACCGTTTCCAGCAATGGTGTTAGCGGCTGAAGCGACCGAACGAGTGCGGCTGACTACGTTTGTACTGAATACGCCGTTCTACAACCCCGTCCTCCTCGCCCGTGATGTCGCGAGCACCGATCAATTCATCGACGGACGCATGGAGCTCGGGCTCGGCGCGGGCTATGTGAAGGCCGAGTTCGACACCGCTGGGATACCGTTCCTCAGCGGTGGGAAGCGGGTCGAGCAGGTGGAGCGGACCGTCACCACGTTGCGTTCCCTGTTCGCGGACACGGAGTACAAGCCGCGGCCCGCCCAGCCGTCCGGGCCCCCGCTGCTGATCGGGGGCTGGGGCGACCGGCTGCTGCGGCTCGCCGCCACGCACGCCGACATCATCGCCCTCACCGGGGGCTGGGCCAATGCCACCGGTGATGAACTCCACCTGGCCGGAGTCGCACAGACGGAAGAACGGATCGCTTATGTGCGCGGCCTGCTCGGTGACCGCGCCGACGCCGTGGAGCTGAATATCATGGTGCAGCAGGTGATTCCGCCCGCCGAACGCGCCTCGGTTCCCGACAGGTTCGATCCGCTGCTGCCGGACGACACCGCGGAAATCCCCGAGGAACTGCCCTCCGTACTGATCGGAACTCCGACGGAGATGGCGCAGCAAATCAAGGAACGTCGCGAGCGCTATGGCTTCACCTACTTCACGGTCATGGAATACAACATGGAGAACTTCGCGCCGGTCATCGCCGCACTGCGCTGAGCCCTTTGACCGATAGA contains these protein-coding regions:
- a CDS encoding amino acid permease: MTSVRAPRQQQNPVDDDGEDARILQSLGYTQQLHRRMGAFGNFSASLSVISIMSGTLLLFGYGLNSGGPAVITWGWLAVGPLVLCLAAALAEITSRYPTSGGLYYMARQLGGERWSWYTGWLNLLGLLGGIAAQDFGIATFTAAWLNLQFDYTASSGSLLAIYAVILALHALLNLFGTRLMNILTSVSAWWHLAGAVVIIGSLALVPSHHQSAGFVFSEFTNNTGWSAPVYVILLGMLLPVFALAGYDTSAHLSEETNHASVAAARGVFRSVAVSWIAGGILLTTLLFAIQDYATTLSGPTGVPVAQILLDALGMAAAKALLLVIIVAQFLCGYTVTASASRMIYAFARDGALPGSSRWKKLSRRTAIPANAVWLAVVVAFVLALPSLYSSTAFSAVTAISVVGFTSAYAIPVLLRLIHRDRFTPGPWNLGRWSRPIGWVAVVWAAAVTVLFLLPQSSPVTATTFNYTPVAVVVAFLIAALWRRFGRDSYHVPRSSSPTEDKQYEGII
- a CDS encoding polysaccharide deacetylase family protein; amino-acid sequence: MLDHGHEIVGRRPRGYRSPSWDFSDATLGILEEFEFAWDSSLMGRDFTPYRPRPVVVHREEPNEFGPPSPVLELPVSWYMDDVPALDHVPGLLAGLMSTEGVFARWRDTFDYAYENEPSGNIRSQSVTTAPN
- a CDS encoding LLM class F420-dependent oxidoreductase → MSSQRPFRFGVNMFVPGSRREWSTKCRRAEELGFDVVGVADHLEFPAPFPAMVLAAEATERVRLTTFVLNTPFYNPVLLARDVASTDQFIDGRMELGLGAGYVKAEFDTAGIPFLSGGKRVEQVERTVTTLRSLFADTEYKPRPAQPSGPPLLIGGWGDRLLRLAATHADIIALTGGWANATGDELHLAGVAQTEERIAYVRGLLGDRADAVELNIMVQQVIPPAERASVPDRFDPLLPDDTAEIPEELPSVLIGTPTEMAQQIKERRERYGFTYFTVMEYNMENFAPVIAALR